The Rhizorhabdus wittichii RW1 genome segment GCGCGACCTGAGGGAGATTTTTCTTACGGTCGGCACCACTTCGCGGCTCCACGATACCAGGGGCCGTCATTTCGTGGGCGGCAAAGGGATCGGCCGACTGTCGGCGATGCGCCTTGGTGACCGGCTGCGGGTCGAGACCGCGCGTGAGAGCGATAGCGCTTGGAACCTGCTGACCATTGACTGGCGGAATTTCACCCATGAATCGGCCGATACGCTCGACACGATCGATGTTGCGCCCAGGCGGGGGCCGCCCAAGGAACAGGTGGACGCGCATGGCACGACGCTCCGCGTTCAGGCCCTGAAGGCAGACTGGGACTTCGAACGCGTGAAGCGTCTCGCCGACCGCTATTTCGACCGGCTGTTCGATCCATTCTCCGGACGTTCACGCTACCCCCTGGTCATCCGCGTGAACGGGGCCAAGGTGCCGGTGCCGACATTCGATCGGGACGTGCTTGAAGAAGCGCAGGCGTCGGTTTCGATCCGCTATATCGTTTCGCCCGAGCCGCAGCTCACGCTGGATATCAACTATATTACCCGCGGCAGGCCGAAAGTCGAAGTCTGGAGCCGGGACGACATCCTGGGCATTACTGCTCACGAGGATGTCTCCGTCGCCGCGCTCGAGAGCCTGGGGCCGTTCAGGGCTGACTTCCACTGGTTCAATCGGCAGCGTCTCAAGGCGATCGAGGGATATGGCGACCGGGAGAAGGTTAAGGACACGGTCAACAATTGGGCCAACGGCCTCCTGATGTACCGCGATGGCTTCCGGGTGAACCCCTATGGAAATCCGGATGACGACTGGCTGGGCCTGGATGCCAAAGCGCTGGGTTCGGGCGGCTACAAGGTCAATCGCAAGCAGATTATTGGCGCGGTATATATCTCAGCGGAGGATAATCCTTCGCTTATCGACCAGACCAACCGCGAGGGTCTCCGGGCCAATGAAGAAAAATCGCTGCTCGTGCTGCTGCTGCGCAAGGCGATTACCGAGAATTTCAAGACCTTCCTGAATGATGTCGAAAAAGAGCTGCGCAAGAGCACGCGCATCGATGCGACCGAGACAGCGGCCTATCTCGACCAGATCTCCAAGCGCGTCGCTCGCTCGCTCAAAACGCTTCACAGCCTGGTGCCCCGGGAGAACGAGGAGGAGGTCGAGTTCCTGGAAGAGACTTTCGACGAACTGCAGGGGCGACTGGCCGATGCGAAGGCATCGATCGCCAATGCGGAGAAAGATCAGCGGGACCTTGTAGATTTGGCGGGTGTGGGGTTGCAGGTGGAGATCGTCGCGCACGAACTCGGCCGGGTCACGCGCAGGACTCTTGACCTGATCAAGACGTTACAGGGTGTGGATCTCCCGCCGCGGGCGCAAAGCACGTTCGGCTCGATCGAAAGCCAGATGCTCGTCATTCGTAAGCGACTGGACGTACTTGATCCGCTGGGGCCGAGCAGCCGCAATGCCAAGGCCAA includes the following:
- a CDS encoding histidine kinase (PFAM: ATP-binding region, ATPase domain protein domain protein~KEGG: pna:Pnap_4587 histidine kinase), giving the protein MGFKVAARTILELGAELISTDAIALYELIKNSYDAGSKRATLDIHTVLKFSELRNFRQRLAAAQRLVQDEGADEDELVDRLRAQLVDRLDSTAVQPALDAFQAALAAVDDLEELGEAVETQFEKLNYIDVIDTGEGMSLRDLREIFLTVGTTSRLHDTRGRHFVGGKGIGRLSAMRLGDRLRVETARESDSAWNLLTIDWRNFTHESADTLDTIDVAPRRGPPKEQVDAHGTTLRVQALKADWDFERVKRLADRYFDRLFDPFSGRSRYPLVIRVNGAKVPVPTFDRDVLEEAQASVSIRYIVSPEPQLTLDINYITRGRPKVEVWSRDDILGITAHEDVSVAALESLGPFRADFHWFNRQRLKAIEGYGDREKVKDTVNNWANGLLMYRDGFRVNPYGNPDDDWLGLDAKALGSGGYKVNRKQIIGAVYISAEDNPSLIDQTNREGLRANEEKSLLVLLLRKAITENFKTFLNDVEKELRKSTRIDATETAAYLDQISKRVARSLKTLHSLVPRENEEEVEFLEETFDELQGRLADAKASIANAEKDQRDLVDLAGVGLQVEIVAHELGRVTRRTLDLIKTLQGVDLPPRAQSTFGSIESQMLVIRKRLDVLDPLGPSSRNAKAKTDLKELVEQVFDAHVDQFSRYGIDHVLRVYPRSTRSFTKRVVRGMIVQVLENLIDNAVFWLRQRSRADPDFEPRIEIEIDVDDDEIRVTDNGPGIPVDRREEIFKPFVSFKPPGEGKGLGLFISREIARRHSSDLYLQEGADTTGRLHTFVLDMAGS